The following are encoded in a window of Candida dubliniensis CD36 chromosome 4, complete sequence genomic DNA:
- a CDS encoding subunit of guanine nucleotide-binding protein, putative (Similar to S. cerevisiae GPB1): MITPSLKYRDTHRYNEHKNKEKIYKGNTQIDSANNKCNSDVVEDYGDGNSFSSIPNSSSSLAATKTKSKMEHDQSQNSSRPISFFDRSQSDYGCCDLRNEFNIPYSVLKYNLAPDSCSRNIIDTDNDLQFLFTPEMNLDEVPHQGQDNHTKGAITMQNQDNPNKNIYQDEHIGAFSGYFAIPKLTINIPNRVQDDEDRLKYISNVPTICYQNHFEIEDSTFIFGGLCASETNSFEHLGLPSNTDLEKVQIYFPFELPPFVNTRLLTNPFMEPNPYFLQYNATRGSVTYLDTALMQEFPKNIIGMVSTRISSRHFFFYGGFQIENKSLHPDKNRDCWIVEKTVILNEDGYIIDTTTLKFSKVKLARNNKSIKAGRIGMGICSNIHEPVDSVHDGSFTNGNHSSAAAFDVESKGSSKKVNTRQEGYAKDKNISDPSVTLADTYENSETMKKISHSLGDTTAGRRPTLHKINTAQPLDLHNHESTTRSSGIREHPISTESHRPRSVLGGNPSNSSSASQPSSTGTTGTTNSSKMSNVFSRSANIFHRHKHNETVKSPHPLKVTYSESARKKILHSNNPSAASSRTASPIPKSFDTKIPSSTPRAISPTSLFKRSPIDPIKLKAWYNVDRSSPLAEPTSGNSFTTENYSQNQRTGKHVLEEDIFEKEQPVEFRPSPSFSRSEFEEKRNSTFEIPTSTPSDLFTNSVSIETMEETDATNNVLFKSCANVSIFVFGGFVLEENEDKSVVEKTSNILKFKATNELLKIDLTTTEKAPFFNSVNFSKEALVCKVGSDSTCDIIIDEDENWPSPRGYFAYNLIDYSLGVDETCTIDVSERESEKQQFSNLNTTEKKSPDSEVNNSSVDKFWDYNLTSNERESYKIQKYFESRALIVQGGCAENNKFHGDLYRFVFKTCKWEKIVTFAFDYYNISQKPDEDEEVKTLSPENQVAEPQLKEAELRCCHHTAVYYRNEERDYLFIVGGVKNSHLRFYDTEPYTSDKFDVSRFATLQLAAENKNLLRVAVLNTRTQIWRFMRYYYDVSQAVSDTTTYQPYFTNCRFSHIGGSACINGKTITLAQGLANIAPEHKKDMCELRKQFPIEELLWGGYLQITFPGL, from the coding sequence ATGATTACCCCACTGTTAAAATACAGAGACACACACAGATACAACGAacacaaaaacaaagaaaagattTACAAGGGCAACACTCAAATTGATTcagcaaataataaatgtaaTCTGGACGTGGTCGAAGATTATGGAGATGGCAATAGTTTTAGTTCAATTCCCAAttcgtcttcttcattaGCTGCTACTAAAACTAAATCCAAGATGGAACATGATCAATCACAGAACAGTTCACGGCCAATTTCCTTTTTTGATCGAAGTCAATCTGATTATGGCTGTTGTGATTTAAGGAACGAGTTTAATATCCCTTATTCAGTGTTGAAGTACAATTTGGCTCCAGACAGTTGTAGTcgaaatataattgatactgataatgatttacaatttttatttacaCCAGAAATGAATTTAGATGAAGTTCCACATCAGGGTCAAGATAATCATACAAAAGGAGCTATCACCATGCAAAACCAAGATAATCCCAATAAGAATATTTATCAGGATGAACATATTGGGGCATTTTCAGGCTATTTTGCAATTCCTAAACTCACAATTAATATTCCAAATCGCGTtcaagatgatgaagatagGTTGAAATATATTTCTAATGTTCCCACAATTTgttatcaaaatcattttgaaattgaggATTCAACATTTATTTTTGGCGGCCTTTGTGCATCCGAAACAAACAGTTTTGAGCATTTAGGGTTACCATCAAATACTGATTTGGAAAAAGTTCAAATCTATTTCCCATTTGAATTGCCGCCATTTGTTAATACAAGACTATTAACTAATCCATTCATGGAACCCAACCCTTATTTTCTCCAGTATAATGCCACCAGAGGTTCGGTGACATATTTAGATACTGCATTGATGCAAGAATTCCCAAAGAATATTATTGGAATGGTATCTACGAGAATATCATCAAGgcatttctttttctacGGTGGATTCCAAATTGAGAATAAATCTTTGCATCCAGACAAGAATCGAGATTGTTGGATTGTGGAAAAGACTGTTATTTTAAATGAAGATGGTTATATTATTGACACAACAACATTGAAGTTTTCAAAAGTCAAATTGGCTCGAAataacaaatcaataaagGCAGGAAGAATAGGTATGGGAATATGTTCTAATATCCATGAGCCTGTTGATTCAGTGCATGATGGCAGCTTTACTAATGGGAACCATCTGTCAGCGGCTGCATTTGATGTTGAATCTAAAGGGTCCTCAAAGAAAGTCAATACCAGACAAGAGGGATATGCAAAGGATAAAAATATCCTGGATCCACTGGTTACATTGGCAGATACTTATGAAAATAGTGAAACTATGAAAAAGATTTCTCACTCTTTGGGGGATACTACTGCAGGTCGTCGTCCTACTTTACACAAGATCAACACTGCCCAGCCATTAGACTTGCATAATCATGAATCTACTACGCGGTCATCTGGAATTAGAGAACATCCAATAAGTACAGAAAGTCATCGACCTCGATCAGTTCTTGGAGGCAATCCCAGTAACTCAAGTAGTGCTAGTCAACCAAGTTCAACTGGAACGACTGGAACAACAAACTCTTCCAAAATGAGCAATGTTTTCAGCAGATCAGCTAATATTTTCCATCGACATAAACACAATGAAACAGTCAAATCGCCTCATCCGTTGAAAGTGACTTATTCAGAGAGTGCTCGGAAGAAGATATTACATTCAAATAATCCTTCAGCTGCAAGTAGTCGAACGGCTTCTCCAATACCAAAGAGTTTTGATACCAAGATACCATCACTGACGCCAAGGGCAATATCACCTACACTGTTATTTAAACGGAGTCCAATTGATCCAATAAAACTCAAAGCCTGGTATAATGTTGATCGTAGTTCTCCTTTAGCAGAACCCACTTCAGGCAATCTGTTTACTACAGAGAATTATTcacaaaatcaaagaacAGGAAAGCATGTATTGGAGGAAgatatatttgaaaaagaacaacCAGTTGAATTTAGACCCAGTCCTTCTTTTAGCAGATctgaatttgaagaaaaaaggaaCTCAACATTTGAAATACCTACTAGTACGCCCAGTGATTTGTTTACAAATTCGGTGAGTATTGAAACAATGGAAGAAACAGATGCTACCAACAATGtattattcaaatcttgTGCCAATGTCtcaatatttgtatttggaGGATTTGTTTTGGAAGAAAACGAAGACAAAAGTGTTGTGGAAAAGACAagtaatattttgaaattcaaGGCAACTAATGAATTgctaaaaattgatttgacaACTACAGAGAAGGcaccatttttcaatagtgtcaatttttccaaaGAAGCATTAGTTTGCAAAGTTGGATCAGATAGTACAtgtgatattattattgatgaagatgaaaacTGGCCTCTGCCACGAGGTTATTTTGCttataatttgattgattatctGTTGGGTGTAGATGAAACATGTACTATTGATGTTAGTGAACGAGAAAGTGAAAAGcaacaattttcaaatttgaataCTACTGAGAAAAAATCACCAGATAGTGAAGTCAATAATTCAAgtgttgataaattttgGGATTATAATTTAACATCTAATGAACGAGAATCATAtaaaatccaaaaatattttgaatctCGAGCATTAATTGTTCAAGGCGGTTGTgctgaaaataataaatttcatGGTGATTTATACAGATTTGTGTTCAAGACTTGTAAATGGGAAAAGATTGTTACATTTGCCtttgattattataatatatcaCAGAAGCCcgatgaagatgaagaagttaAAACCCTTAGTCCAGAAAATCAAGTTGCTGAACCCCAATTAAAGGAAGCAGAACTTCGTTGTTGTCATCATACAGCAGTATATTATCGAAATGAAGAAAGagattatttgtttattgtcGGTGGAGTTAAAAATAGTCATTTACGATTTTATGACACTGAGCCATATACTAgtgataaatttgatgtTTCAAGATTTGCTACGTTACAATTAGCTGCAGAAAATAAGAATTTATTACGAGTAGCAGTATTGAATACAAGAACGCAAATCTGGAGGTTTATGagatattattatgatgTTAGTCAAGCTGTTTCTGATACAACTACTTATCAACCATATTTTACCAATTGTCGATTCTCACACATTGGCGGCAGCGCATGTATTAATGGCAAAACAATTACCCTAGCACAAGGATTAGCAAATATAGCACCAGAACATAAAAAGGATATGTGTGAATTGAGAAAACAATTCCCTATTGAAGAACTATTATGGGGTGGATATTTACAAATCACGTTTCCTGGGTTATGA
- a CDS encoding ABC1 family protein, mitochondrial precursor, putative (spliced gene), with the protein MFRILKPSIRAIPFVSKSTIRNAYTKTNTFPRISTSHRAIFGISIGTLVSISAYKRHIDNDVHALDTSVHALTPSKTSETFEMGLYESSQKEEYNQYYGYRETKKKHPSWIVRTFYYLRFAIEDYLVDPMFTFVRFIELSCIFVPVLLISPICWFGRRHRSENGNLVRTGATLWYRYLRWSAEVAGASFIKLGQWAASRTDIFPEEMCNELGSLHSNAKAHSLEVTKKIISKSFGNLPFDEIFDEFKETPLGVGAIAQVYLGKISPKVLERAKKDEDKLVKQLKLQAEDKQEQFFENIVVTEHLDSNEFVAIKVLHPKVELKINRDLKIMKFFANVINVIPTMEWLSLPDEVEQFSILMRLQLDLRIEALNLAKFRENFKSRLDIHFPKPYLNFTTRDVLVEEYIHAIPLSKLLSLSENYGKNLSKEVSDKGLDAFLKMLILDNFVHADLHPGNMMVRFYKNELYRHKKEYKIVKTSNETETNKITNELLKLGDNTNAWCEKLAELYEQGYHAEICFLDVGLVTELNKEDRVNFIDLFRALSEFDGYRAGELMAERSRTPETVLNKEIFALKVEKLVDRMKQRTFTLGNISIGDLLDQVLGMVRNHHVRMEGDFVTVVVAILLLEGIGRQLDPNLDLFASSLPVLRRLGVSKEGREILRNENSLSMMKVWLALEVRQFINASIQDIHTLVKADMFSPNV; encoded by the exons atgtttCGAATACTAAAGCCGTCAATACGAGCAATTCCATTTGTTTCCAAATCCACAATCAGAAATGCATACACCAAAACAAATACGTTTCCAAGAATTTCCACTTCTCATAGAGCAATATTTGGAATATCTATTGGGACCTTAGTCTCAATTTCGGCATATAAACGACacattgataatgatgtgCATGCGTTAGATACGTCTGTTCACGCTTTAACACCATCAAAGACTTCAGAAACATTTGAAATGGGGTTATATGAATCATCACAAAAGGAAGAAtacaatcaatattatGGGTATCGAgagacaaagaaaaagcatCCAAGTTGGATTGTTCGAACATTTTACTATTTAAGATTTGCCATTGAAGATTATTTAGTTGATCCTATGTTCACATTTGTGagatttattgaattgagtTGTATTTTTGTTCCCgtattgttgatttcaccaatttgttggtttggAAGAAGACATAGATCCGAGAATGGGAATTTGGTCAGAACCGGTGCTACATTATGGTATAGGTACTTGCGTTGGAGTGCTGAAGTTGCAGGTGCTTCTTTCATTAAATTAGGACAATGGGCAGCATCACGAACTGATATATTTCCAGAAGAAATGTGTAATGAATTGGGCAGTTTGCATTCTAATGCAAAGGCACATTCTTTGGAAGTGAcgaaaaaaatcatttcgAAAAGTTTTGGTAACTTACCCTTTGATGAGATCTTTGATGAATTCAAAGAAACCCCGCTAGGTGTTGGAGCAATAGCACAAGTTTATCTTGGTAAAATCTCACCCAAAGTGTTGGAAAGAGCGaaaaaagatgaagataaacttgttaaacaattgaaattacaAGCTGAAGACAAACAAGAACAATTTTTCGAAAATATTGTTGTCACAGAACATTTGGATTCCAATGAATTTGTTGCCATAAAAGTGTTGCATCCTAAAGTTGAACTCAAAATTAACCGTGATTTGAAGATTATGAAGTTTTTCGCTAATGTAATAAACGTTATCCCAACAATGGAATGGTTGTCTTTGCCCGACGAAGTTGAACAATTTTCTATATTGATGAGATTACAGTTAGATCTTCGAATTGAGGCACTCAACTTGGCAAAATTTAGAGAGAATTTCAAAAGTAGATTGGACATTCATTTCCCCAAACCGTATTTGAACTTTACCACTAGAGACGTTCTTGTGGAAGAATATATTCATGCGATCCCATTGAGTAAGCTTTTATCGTTGTCAGAGAATTATGGAAAGAATTTATCTAAAGAAGTAAGTGATAAAGGTTTAGATGCATTTCTTAAAATGTTGATCTTGGACAATTTTGTTCATGCAGATCTCCATCCAGGAAATATGATGGTTCGGTTTtacaaaaatgaattgtACAGACATAAGAAGGAATACAAAATTGTGAAAACTTCGAACGAAACGGAGACaaacaaaataacaaacgagttattgaaattggGCGACAATACTAATGCATGGTGTGAGAAATTGGCCGAACTATACGAACAAGGATATCACGCAGAAATATGCTTCCTAGATGTCGGGCTAGTAACCgaattaaataaagaaGATCGAGTCAactttattgatttatttagaGCATTGTCAGAATTCGATGGATACAGAGCTGGCGAATTAATGGCCGAAAGGTCCAGAACCCCAGAAACAGTATTGAATAAGGAGATTTTTGCATTGAAAGTGGAAAAATTAGTCGATAGAATGAAGCAAAGAACATTCACATTAGGAAATATAAGTATTGGTGATTTATTAGATCAAGTTTTGGGAATGGTTAGAAATCACCATGTGAGAATGGAAGGTGATTTTGTTACAGTTGTTGTGGCAATTTTGTTATTAGAGGGAATTGGAAGACAATTGGATCCtaatttggatttatttGCAAG TTCGTTACCCGTATTGAGAAGATTAGGAGTTCTGAAAGAAGGTAGAGAGATATTGAGAAATGAAAACTCATTGAGTATGATGAAAGTCTGGCTAGCATTAGAAGTCAGACAATTCATCAATGCTTCAATTCAAGAT ATTCACACTTTGGTCAAGGCCGACATGTTCAGTCCCAATGTCTAA
- a CDS encoding uncharacterized protein (conserved hypothetical protein;~possibly fungus-specific) — protein sequence MDIDLDKRTKVSRACDYCKKRKFKCSGVSPCELCTKKGIQCEFSIVDRRTIRRKNKKRTIRNKPATATSSTGSKIKKDENQIDKRTLKMLTRNSKVPVQLQPLLSFPLHKLDNKQNEDEEQALQNPPTTDINSGNEDTLHNARKDDHRKNIKETHSKPENNERDPPKVLYDSEGNLRYVGESSPLSFLFECRNIFLDRIGESTFTSESDLLEVIDEPDESTEIVQVALPNRQLLNEIVRIFYKNIQQATYFVNVEYFKENSIDPVYENYSGCDAEKIALVNLVIAIGLLYAEGTNDPVLSQLQSPTMRSSAYFEFGFYLTKMNMNKGKLWLTEAFSLAFCYYQAKQQRNTAWLMLGMAIRNAQALGLHRKFINESFKDRSYIVHRRRLFKTLYILDRITSILLGRPLIIDDYDWDDFDSEDVYDRDLEGNPIKDTRFECMIQACKISKLLGKVVRNYYSDGIINPYKAEKLAIELKLWSLSLPEPLQIDKIFNSNNPPNKTIEPWIDHKVTLLLLHLSQLYAIVLLSRPFFMYLIFDKKKKRNILKRPKTRPEVAMYNFCKATAKSSALIIQLVENYINTIRITSGRAESHGLTHTCFMATLIIGLSLLYLEDNGYTLEDGYSSCKQMSYLNSAKKIFEYYSQTNPISSRFYNIVEQMQLALMNKFNLDMDGNRTNVRKQPQRKHENDINATTTREASIPSENFGGGATDIPFNEDYDNFIDNFGNLLPTTTNQQHSTNNNMPFFMTAQPYQSIRNTYSDIPEDLGNYQQQFPQLPHHTQQNQQLSQFSPTPDSNNLYSNHDHISLGSKNQSESLDAFMYSVGLNDILYNTK from the coding sequence ATGGATATCGATTTAGATAAACGAACCAAAGTCTCCAGAGCTTGTGATTATTGTAAAAAGAGAAAGTTCAAGTGTTCAGGAGTATCACCTTGTGAGCTATGCACGAAAAAGGGGATCCAGTGTGAGTTTAGTATTGTTGATAGACGTACAATCCGCCGCAAGAATAAGAAACGAACAATACGAAATAAACCCGCAACTGCAACAAGTTCAACTGGCagcaaaatcaaaaaggatgagaatcaaattgataaaagGACATTGAAGATGTTGACTAGAAATTCAAAGGTTCCAGTTCAACTTCAACCGTTGCTATCCTTCCCATTACACAAATTAgacaataaacaaaatgaagATGAGGAACAAGCACTACAAAACCCACCAACTACCGATATCAATTCAGGTAATGAAGATACACTACATAATGCAAGAAAAGATGATCACAGAAAAAACATTAAGGAAACCCATTCAAAACCCGAAAACAATGAAAGAGATCCTCCTAAAGTTTTATATGATTCTGAAGGTAATTTGAGATATGTTGGGGAAAGTTCACCATtgtcttttctttttgaatgCCGAAACATATTTTTGGATAGAATAGGGGAATCAACTTTTACATCAGAGAGTGATTTGTTGGAAGTTATTGACGAACCTGACGAATCAACTGAGATAGTTCAAGTTGCATTACCGAATCGACAATTACTAAACGAGATTGTTAGAATATTCTATAAGAACATACAACAAGCTACATACTTTGTTAATGTCGAATATTTTAAAGAGAATAGCATTGATCCTGTCTACGAGAACTATAGCGGGTGTGATGCAGAAAAGATTGCTCTAGTAAACTTGGTAATTGCCATAGGACTACTATATGCCGAAGGAACCAACGATCCAGTTTTGAGCCAATTACAGTCGCCAACAATGAGATCATCAGCctattttgaatttgggTTTTATTTGACaaaaatgaatatgaataaaGGAAAATTATGGCTAACAGAAGCATTTTCTCTAGCATTTTGTTACTACCAGgcaaaacaacaaagaaataCTGCTTGGTTGATGTTGGGGATGGCAATTCGAAATGCACAAGCATTAGGTTTACACCGGAAGTTTATCAACGAATCTTTTAAAGATCGCTCGTATATTGTTCATCGCAGAAGACTATTTAAGACATTATACATTTTGGATCGTATCACGTCGATACTATTGGGTCGtccattaataattgatgattatgacTGGGATGATTTTGACAGTGAAGATGTTTACGACAGAGATTTAGAAGGCAATCCAATAAAGGATACGCGATTTGAATGCATGATACAAGCATGCAAAATATCTAAATTATTAGGGAAAGTTGTTAGGAATTATTATTCGGATGGAATAATTAATCCTTATAAGGCTGAAAAATTGGCCATAGAACTAAAATTATGGTCACTTAGTCTTCCAGAACCACTTCAAATTGATAAGATTTTTAACTCAAACAACCCTCCAAACAAAACTATAGAGCCATGGATTGATCATAAAGTGACTCTATTGCTTTTGCATTTGTCACAATTATATGCAATTGTATTGCTTTCTCGACCATTCTTCATGTACCTTATATttgacaagaaaaagaaacggAACATTTTGAAGAGACCAAAAACAAGACCAGAAGTAGCAATGTACAATTTTTGCAAGGCTACTGCAAAATCTTCGGCATTGATAATACAGCTTGTGgaaaattatatcaatacTATACGTATTACTAGTGGAAGAGCTGAGCTGCATGGACTAACACACACATGTTTTATGGCAACATTGATTATTGGCTTATCACTCTTGTACCTTGAAGATAATGGATATACTTTGGAGGATGGGTATTCATCTTGTAAGCAAATGAGCTATTTGAATTCAGCGAAAAAGATTTTTGAATACTACAGCCAAACAAATCCAATATCGTCCAGATTTTATAACATTGTTGAGCAAATGCAACTAGcattaatgaataaattcaatCTTGATATGGACGGTAATAGAACAAATGTGAGGAAACAGCCGCAACGGAAACATGAGAACGATATCAATGCAACCACTACAAGAGAAGCATCTATTCCTAGCGAaaattttggtggtggtgccACAGATATTCCATTCAATGAAGATTATGACAATTTTATTGACAATTTTGGCAACTTGTTACCAACTACCACTAACCAGCAACATTCTACGAATAATAACATGCCTTTCTTTATGACGGCGCAACCATATCAGAGCATTCGCAATACGTATTCAGATATCCCGGAAGATCTTGGGAATTACCAGCAACAGTTTCCACAATTACCGCATCACACACAGCAGAACCAACAACTATCCCAATTTCTGCCCACTCCGGACTCCAACAATCTATATTCTAATCACGATCACATCTCTTTGGGGTCCAAAAATCAATCTGAATCTTTAGATGCTTTTATGTATAGTGTTGGATTGAACgatatattatataacACCAAATAG